A region of the Penicillium psychrofluorescens genome assembly, chromosome: 6 genome:
AAGTAGCGGTGGTGACCAACGTGGTGCCGACACTGTCCCGCGTACTGGGATCGGATTTCATCGGGATGACCCAGCGCAAGATGCGCGACGAGTGCTATCCCCGCGCCGCGGTCCAGGGGGCACAACCCCCAGAGCAGATCGTAATTGCATTCCTGGTGCAGATCAACAACCTCGACATCGCAATCGACTACATCCGCCGCATTGTCCAGAACAATACGGGCTCGAAACAGTCCCTTGCGGAAGGCAGCCAGCCCATGGCCACTGAGCACCTCCGCTCTCTCTTCGCAGCCCCAGCGGCAGCCATGAGCGTCGCGCAGACCCTCTACTCCCTAGCCACAAGCTTCGAAGCCAAGGTCAACGATCTGCTGTCCGACGGCATCCAAGTCGTCTTCAACAACGTCGTCAAGAACCGTCTCCGGCCCATCCTCGCAGATGCATTCCGCGATATCGAGTACCAGCCCAACCCCGActccgacggcggcgagCACGACTTGCACTCCGACGAAAACGCCGACGGCACCACCCGCCGCGGCAGCAAAGAGCTCGTCCGCCCGCGCTTTGCAGCCGGCTGGTCCGACCTGCTTGCCCCCATCGCCCGAATCCTGACCCCGGCCTCCTTCGACCGCCTCCTCACCGCGACAGTGGCGTACCTAGCGCGTCTCCTGGAGAAGAGACTCTGGTCGTACCATGGGCGGGTGAACCCGCTCGGCGCTGCACGACTGGAACGAGATGTTGCCGGCCTGGTTAGCGCTGCTGTTGATGTGGGTTATACTGCTGGTGCTCCCGGTCGATACAAGCACCGTGAGGCATTCGCGCGCTGTGTGCAGATGACTCTTGTTATGGgaatggatgaggatgagtGGGATGAAGCCTTGCAGGGAGGCgaagcggcggaggtggtggagaagtTGAGTCGGGAGGAGAGGGTGCGTATCCGTGGGATGGTGAGAAGAGATTAAACTGGGGACTGTACATATAATTACCGTTCTGATCTATAAAAAGGTACTAAAAAATGAATCCCGATGCACATACAAATAACTAGTCGCCACCTAGGGAATCATCTacagaagagggaagaagcaGAGTGAAATAAAAGTCAACATAGTCTTGTCTGGTCTATGATGCTGCAGTTTTGCATTCAATAGCACaggaacagagagaaaaaaacatCTGGTATCCTCGAACAACTCCATCGCCAGGCTCAAAATAGCAAGCGTAGTAAATAGAAGGAAACATagagggggaaaaaagaacACCCAGTGAATATTTACAACCAAGATCCCCAAGAACAAACACGAGTGAACGCCAGGCCCGGAGAAGGACCAGAATCAGACAAATAAGGAGGTTCTTTTCTTGACAAAGTCAAAAGGTATTGTATTGTGTATGCAGGGTCGATGGatgggcggaggatgcggTTGATGATGATTTGGTGGAAGGGGTGGACGAGAGAGAGGTATAgaggtggtggcggcggtggtgaagTAGTTCAGGTCGAGAAAGTAGGTAGATATACATAGgtgaagagaagagaaacagagAAAAAGCGCCaggctttttttcttttgggaGGTAGACGCGAGGAGGAAAACAGAATCAATGAGGCGCTCAGAGGGATATCGATCGGATGGCGAGAAAATGAGGCGAATGCGAGGTGCGAAGAGGGCGCTGGATaggcagaagaaaaagccggATGCAAGGAAGTCGGGTGGCTATGCAGATCGAGAAGACCGACTAATTCTCCGTCTTCTCGTCAACGGGCCTCAAGTTCGCATGCGTCCCGCCCATTGCCTCGCCCGTATCAGGCGGATGCTGCTCAGCGACCTGGCGCGGCGCAGGTGCTAGTTTCACTTCCCGAATGGCCATATCACCCTCACTGCCTCCGCGACTGCTCTGGCTGATATCGCCACTCGGCACCTGGCCCTCGAGCATCATCTCGCTGTGCTCGCCGATGCCGTATCGCTCCGCAGCCGGAATCTCATGCCCGTCTTCCAGTTGATCCTGCTTCTGCGGTGTCCAAGCAAGATAATCCCGACGAACCTCGACGTAGTCATACGCGAATTCGCCCAGCTGGTCATCGTCCATGCCGAGCAgctcggcttcttcggagGCGCGCAGGTTCAGGCCCGggatggcgttgatggcgTAGGCGATAATGGCGGATACGACGAACGAGTAGGCTGATGTGGCGACGATGTATGCAATCTGCACGTACAGCTGCTTCCAGTTGTGGATGACCCAGCCGccgtcggtggtgccggtgtTGACACcgtcgaggccgatgatggcgTTGTCGCCGAAGAAAGCGTTGAAGATCAGGCCGATGATTCCTGCCACGCCGTGTTCAGCCAACACATCCATAGAGTCGTCGATGCGGACCCAGTATTTGACTGTGTGGCAAAACATGTCAGTAAGGGAATAATGCATCCACGACGAAGACGAGACTCACTCTTGGTGGAATAATTGCAAACAATGCCGGTCACAATACCCAGGATCACACTAGCCCACGGAGTGATAAATCCCGACGCGGGAGTAGCAGCCACCAATCCCGAGATCGTTCCCGAACACCAGCCGACCATCGACCACTTCCGAGCCAGGCGCCAATCGAGCAGAACCCACGTGATGGCACCGAACGCGGCAGTCAAGTTCGTATTCCAGGAAGCCATCGTCGCCCGAAGATTAGCACCGAAAGCCGAGCCACCGTTGAAACCGAGCCAGCCGAACCACAGAAAGACcgtgccgaggaggatgagagaGACGTTGTGGGGCCGGAAGTTGAGCATCATGCGCTCCTGCCGGCGGCCGAGCACCATGGAGTAGGCCAGAGCCGTGAACCCGGACCCGATCTCGACGGGCCCGCCGCCCGCGTAGTCCATGACACCATACTTGTACGCCCAGCCGTTGGGATTCCAGGCCCAGCAGGCTAGCGGGCAGTAGACGATTGTGGCCCAGAGGAAGACGAAAATCATGGCGGGAAGGAGTCGACCACGCTCAGCAACGGCGCCCATGATGATGGCAGCGGTGACGGCGCAGAATTGCATCTGCGGAGAGACCGAATGTTAGCAACCTCCTCTCACAACCCTCTTGTCATTCATACCTCATAAAACGAAAAGAGCAGGTCCGGAATCAGCGGCGAACCCGGACTGGGGTTCGCCAGGGTCTTCATCAAACCAAAATTGCGCAGGTTGCCGATATAGCCATTGGTTGCGGTCGGCGAGAAAGCTAATGAGTAGCCCCAGAAGTACCATTGGAACGTGACGACCGACATGGAAGCCATACAGGCCCAGATCATGCTGAGCGCAGACTTCCGGCGAGCCAGACCCGAATACAAGAACCCCAGACCGGGGACCATGACGAGGACCATGGCGGAGGCCACGATGATGTAGGCCTGGTCGCCGGATTGAAACCATTTGTTGACATTTTCGGTTCCTGCAAGACCCGATATTAGACCGAGacggggaaaaaaaaaaaaaaaaaaagctaGATAGAGCAGTTCATACGAGAATCACCGCCTAGGTCGTTGGTGGTCAGACTGTAATCGGAGGGCGCGCCAATCCAGTTGTAGGAGGCATAGTCCGGGGCGTACGGGGCCTTCCCGTTGAACACCATGGTGCGCGGAGGACCTCACGCGAGAGGATTTGAGGGCGGAGCGGGAGGAATACCGGTCAATTGGAAGGAAGACAGGGGtgaagggagggagagaaagagaaggagaatggtgaggagaagaaagagagagagaagagaagaagtgCACTGTGGAGAACGAACAATCGCCACTGGGGAGGAACCGGAATGGTTATAGGGAAAAGAGAAGCTGGCAGGAAGTAAGTTGGATCGACAGCTCCACCGAGACCGGTGTCGAGggggagaaaaagaaaatcgGGCGCTGCAGCGGGTCGATAATCGATGACAACAGCAATGGGATAAGCGGATGATAAACGAACAACaagtttctttcttttttgttttaGTCTAGAAGTATAACAACACAATCCATCGATACCCGCGCCATGCGATCATGATGAATTCCCTCTCTCATCATCCGTCTTCGGCTCCGAGGGCCGCAGGGTCACCTTATCCGCAgtggcgacgacgaggaacGGTTCCACGCCCATGGGTCTCCTGCACGATTGCCTCAACGGGTGAATGATGGTCGGACGGCCATGCCCAGAACAGGGGGTGTGATGCCTGGTATATATACTGCTCGATCGCAACGAGCAGGACCGAGATAACAGAGCGTGTTATCTCGGCCAGATATGATTCCTGCGCGCTCTGTCTGCCTGCGTGTCTATACAAGGAAGTGCTGGTCAGCGTGCCGTTATCAAGAGGTTATCTGGGGCCGGTGATTGGGCGAATTCCCGCTGCTCTGATTGGCGCCAGATAAAGTCGCCCGTTGCCACTGATCGCGATCGCACCGGATTCGGACTAGTGAGGCGATAGACCGGGCACCGTCGATTGGCTCCAGATAAGCTACGCCGTGTTCTCCCGAATGGGTGACTCAATCTTATGGCCGGGTCGGTTGGTATCTCTCGCCGACAGACAGAGCACGGATGGGGTAAGCGGGAGAATGGACCGGGGTGGAAGACCCTACAGTGCGATTTGGAAATGCCCGCGCGTAGGACAGAGAGCAGAGGGAGTGAATACACATGGTGCGACCAACCGGGTTCCGTCAAGGAAGATCGACATGAGTCCGGTGCTCTGGCTAATAGAATACAAATGGCGCCAATCCTCTCATCACGGCCGGCTGGCCCAATGGCAAGGCGCTTGACTACGAATCAAGAGATTGCAGGTTCGACCCCTGCGTCGGTCATTTCGTGACTCTTTTTTGgggtgttttttttttgggagTAGTTAGGAAGGCCATGGTCACATGACCCTGTTGGCACGATCTACCTGCTTCCTGGATGGAGTCGGTCTGgtttctctcctttctttttcataCCAAGTATAGCCTACGATCCAGAGCTTAGTCGACCCCCTGCGTCGGTCTCTTTTGCTTGCCATCGAGACATGATTAACGGAGAATATATTTTGGCACATGACCGATCATCTATTATGTATAAGGGACTCATCCAACCGCAACATCGGTAGCGACAACGGGCGCCCATGCATTAACTACACATTCACACTATAACCGGCCCCCAcgccgcgccgccgccggagcGCATGGAGGTACTTGCGGCCCTCATCGACCCAGAACACCGAGCTGGCAATGCACAGCAGCTTGACCAGCGACCCGAGCCCCAGCGGTTCCGTCTGGAAGATGCGCTGCAGGAACGGCAGATAGATCACGCAGGCCTGGCCGGCCAACGAGCCTAGCACCGCATAGTTGAACATCTTGTTGCCGAACAGCGGCAGCTCGCCGCGGAGCACGGACTTGCCCTCGCTGCGGCAGGTCAGCGCGTTAAACATGTCGAACAATACAAAGCACGTGAAGGTCATGGTGGTGTCGTGCGCCGTCACCACCCGAGAACGCTTGCCCAGAGGCTGACCGTCGTCGACGTCACCCATCTCGTGCACGTAGATGGCCAGGGTGCCGAGCATGatcaccatcgccgaggTGAGGACTCGCTGAATGAGCGGTTTCGTCAGGACTCGCGCCGTCTTGGGTCGGGGGGGCCGGTTCATGATCGAGGGGTCCACGGGCTCGACGCCGAGGGACTGAGCCGGGGGTCCGTCCATGAGAATATCTGGATGAAAAAGCAGTTAGAGGAAAGGTGCCTGATGGGGACCCGAGACCAAATACTCACTAATCCACAAGATTTGCATGGCATTCAGTGGATTCTTGAACCCGAACATAGTGCTCAGGAGCACGAGACTGAGAGCCGCCACACTGGTGCTGAGTTGAAAGGTGATGAAGTTCTGGATGTTATAGAAGATGCCTTTGCCCTGCTCGATCGCACGTAGGATGGTCGAGAAATCGTCATCCGTCAAGATCATGTCGGCGGCTTCCTTGGCGACGTCCGTGCCAAGCTTGCCCATCGAGATGCCGATATCCG
Encoded here:
- a CDS encoding uncharacterized protein (ID:PFLUO_009244-T1.cds;~source:funannotate) — protein: MVFNGKAPYAPDYASYNWIGAPSDYSLTTNDLGGDSRTENVNKWFQSGDQAYIIVASAMVLVMVPGLGFLYSGLARRKSALSMIWACMASMSVVTFQWYFWGYSLAFSPTATNGYIGNLRNFGLMKTLANPSPGSPLIPDLLFSFYEMQFCAVTAAIIMGAVAERGRLLPAMIFVFLWATIVYCPLACWAWNPNGWAYKYGVMDYAGGGPVEIGSGFTALAYSMVLGRRQERMMLNFRPHNVSLILLGTVFLWFGWLGFNGGSAFGANLRATMASWNTNLTAAFGAITWVLLDWRLARKWSMVGWCSGTISGLVAATPASGFITPWASVILGIVTGIVCNYSTKIKYWVRIDDSMDVLAEHGVAGIIGLIFNAFFGDNAIIGLDGVNTGTTDGGWVIHNWKQLYVQIAYIVATSAYSFVVSAIIAYAINAIPGLNLRASEEAELLGMDDDQLGEFAYDYVEVRRDYLAWTPQKQDQLEDGHEIPAAERYGIGEHSEMMLEGQVPSGDISQSSRGGSEGDMAIREVKLAPAPRQVAEQHPPDTGEAMGGTHANLRPVDEKTEN